The following coding sequences lie in one Pogoniulus pusillus isolate bPogPus1 chromosome 29, bPogPus1.pri, whole genome shotgun sequence genomic window:
- the SYCP2 gene encoding synaptonemal complex protein 2 gives MAAKKEMQFEKLIDEATKKTTFQSLEQFLAMENSENVSYKCSKQFVNKLDKLLSQELDKQELGNICTVLNCIQKYGKKVRIAGEDGLPAMMKFSLIGRMVDWFEKVKEIVILGGTGKNEALINLAEDFFNVLLAICDSGLEGKMQVLQNFVLGTCTLITDVRISVYVQQEVIRKLNLMLDNTPRDARKKIFSTKEMLLAMSDMGQRILDAGDYDLQVAITEALCRMVSQKQREELASQWFSMEFVSNAFKGIKDSEFETDCRKFLNQVNGMLGDKRRVFTYPCLSAALDNHELQIPMDENLEEFWVDFNVGSRSISFYVAADDAEHQWETVIIPEEEVDLYTLEEKESRKLLTIDLKSPMNVGNQEGVKFFLYFASILDISDVTRKIYGFSKCKGFGKKQSTSVAKTTVHVIFDESGSQVTVPESQLSPCLEEKFDGGKLSKYKTQQLPSTLRTQNKNNSQEKSKSDSSKITAPCKRKVSEASVLIPGITRFSTRTPLVFTSTSTPCKGRFKLPLEMMSSAERSNNIAVNETRTNDFYQETMGMCTEEVEIMQETEIQALQKQTLDEVLDIVPDSQPLGRSNKSLPSDLLETSLDKTKTSKKRACSVPEKNITAGDRQKRNPLLAHTSQLARVSETSFHYDFANEEPDLPFPKETENAMPPKTKTKSKEVADAAKSLISKISDRYKLNTEKGKPRDSLSLNRPHLNKSCVFKEEVQARNLKTIPSLNTTASRIMDDVYNFNISGFDEPTIKLGVQELSVTELSVRIDSTKKGNAGGSKTITEVKGRKKTNNQNKKHLFSDTDTEYRGDDSKTEVSWLNESNRKSKAQITDYSRSKNLWKPMSPDKTDKSSEPPCHMDKPKGKNANKKKINECKKQNARTDGMAEQSTRKKLPRRAALAKNYKEPSSSESDNERESPVHTSKEEKSKIQKRMSGKSKDGNQQKELQSTLYLETKIGACYVQKAVVRSKNSTELKESEIPSFESPASPETMRCAERVSEGDVTREHAYSDISPGLQDSTPEQRETLSFEKEITPKNFLPLRKDIQSLCLNQSPEATVKKLTFGNKNLSPVLNEASLISLTTCKVVNGKQAKGSVPEAHDDNEDLSFRHCFPDTLSIKGKQDITRPTTESKDKDHVTPPPSSLSSRSEVQSWNEKPYGPAHKSGPTVQKFPKRRYHSGTESNSDEAEASIEEEKKGKRRPKLQPRKLFKTDHSGTYRVSESISTVSVNDLAGLDGENWEPDCSAISICQKLQKEFTKKIESRSQKMDHFTKQSLRAVHEHMTTMSYQLHECRIKQMEKFHFALLEELENFEKDSQSLKNLEKEFSTFWKKHTQTFNSYRKNEQQRVQILRTSFEKNVYRTVDYEEHIFTSEMHLMKEDIKGLQEKLLKEMQEEELCNVRRALQTIFRSEDRILE, from the exons ATGGCAGCCAAGAAAGAGATGCAG TTTGAAAAGCTAATTGATGAAGctacaaaaaaaacaactttccaATCATTAGAACAATTTCTGGCAATGGAAAACTCTGAAAATGTCTCCTACAAATGCAGCAAACAGTTTGTCAACAAGTTAGACAAGCTTCTTTCTCAG GAACTCGACAAACAAGAACTCGGAAACATTTGTACTGTGCTAAATTGTATTCAGAAATATGGGAAAAAAGTCAGGATAGCAGGAGAAGATGGGCTCCCAGCAATGATGAAATTCAGTCTTATTGGAAGG aTGGTTGATTGGTTTGAAAAGGTAAAAGAAATTGTCATCCTTGGTGGAACTGGAAAGAATGAAGCACTTATAAATCTGGCTGAGGATTTCTTCAATGTGTTGCTG GCTATTTGTGATAGCGGGCTTGAAG GTAAAATGCAGGTACTACAAAACTTTGTTCTGGGAACATGTACCCTTATCACCGATGTGAGAATTAGTGTTTATGTTCAGCAGGAGGTAA TAAGAAAACTTAATTTAATGCTTGACAACACACCTCGAGATGCCAGGAAAAAGATATTTTCTACAAAGGAAATGTTGCTTGCCAT gaGTGACATGGGACAGAGAATTTTGGATGCTGGAG ACTATGACCTGCAGGTAGCCATTACAGAAGCTTTATGCCGAATGGTatcacagaaacagagagaaGAACTGGCGTCCCAGTGGTTTTCCATGGAATTTGTGTCCAATGCAtttaaaggaattaaagattctGAGTTTGAAACA GATTGCAGAAAATTCCTTAACCAAGTGAATGGCATGCTTGGAGACAAAAGAAG GGTTTTCACATATCCTTGTCTATCAGCAGCTCTTGATAACCATGAG ctaCAGATACCAATGGATGAAAATCTTGAAGAATTTTGGGTTGATTTCAATGTTGGAAGCAGAAGTATATCTTTCTATGTGGCAGCAGATGATGCA GAACATCAGTGGGAAACAGTCATTATACCAGAAGAAGAGGTAGACCTCTACACCCTTGAAG AAAAAGAGTCAAGGAAATTATTAACAATAGATCTAAAAAGCCCAATGAATGTGGGTAATCAAGAAGGAGTGaaattttttttgtattttgcttctATCTTGGATATCAGTGATGTAACCAGAAAGATCTATGGATTTAGTAAATGTAAG GGCTTTGGTAAGAAGCAGTCTACATCTGTGGCCAAAACAACTGTACATGTCATCTTTGATGAAAGTGGATCACAG GTTACAGTACCAGAAAGTCAGTTGTCACCATGTTTGGAAGAAAAATTTGATGGAGGGAAACTCAGTAAGTACAAAACCCAGCAACTTCCATCAACTTTGAGGACTCAGAATAAAAATAACAGtcaagaaaaaagcaaaagtgATTCCTCCAAG ATAACTGCACCTTGTAAAAGGAAAGTGTCTGAAGCATCTGTGCTTATTCCTGGAATTACAAGGTTTTCCACAAGGACTCCACTGGTATTTACTAGCACAT CCACTCCTTGTAAAGGACGATTTAAGTTGCCTCTGGAAATGATGAGCTCTGCTGAAAGATCGAACAATATTGCAGTAAATGAGACCAGAACAAATGATTTTTATCAAGAAACTATGGGA ATGTGTACTGAAGAAGTAGAAATTATGCAAGAGACAGAAATTCAGGCCTTACAAAAGCAAACATTGG ATGAAGTGCTAGATATTGTACCAGATTCTCAGCCACTGGGGAGAAGCAACAAGTCTTT GCCATCTGATCTTTTGGAGACTTCTTTGGATAAAACCAAAACATCAAAAAAAAGGGCATGCTCTGTTCCTGAGAAGAACATAACAGCTGGTGACAGGCAAAAGCGAAATCCATTGTTGGCACATACATCCCAACTAG CTAGAGTGTCTGAAACATCTTTTCATTATGATTTCGCAAATGAGGAACCGGATCTTCCATTTCcaaaagagacagaaaatgcAATGCCACCAAAGACT AAAACGAAGTCTAAAGAAGTGGCAGATGCAGCAAAATCACTAATAAGTAAAATCAGTGACAGATATAAACTAAACACTGAGAAAGGCAAACCAAGAGACTCTTTAAGTTTAAACAG GCCACATCTAAATAAATCCTGTGTCTTCAAG GAAGAAGTTCAGGCTAGAAACCTGAAAACCATTCCTTCTCTTAATACAACTGCTAGTCGTATTAT GGATGATGTCTACAACTTTAACATCAGTGGGTTTGATGAGCCTACAATAAAGCTTGGA gtccaAGAACTGAGTGTTACTGAACTGAGTGTTCGTATAGATTCAACCAAAAAAGG GAATGCAGGTGGCAGTAAAACTATCACTgaagtgaaaggaagaaaaaaa ACAAACAATCAAAACAAGAAACATCTCTTCAGTGATACAGATACAGAATACAGAGGTGATGACAGCAAAACAGAAGTTAGTTGGCTAAACGAGTCAAATAGAAAATCTAAAGCACAAATAACTGATTACAGTAGAAGTAAGAATTTGTGGAAACCAATGAGCCCAGACAAAA CAGATAAGTCCTCtgaacctccctgccacatgGATAAACCTAAAGGCAAAAATGCAAATAAGAAAAAG ATAAATGAATGTAAAAAACAGAATGCAAGAACTGATGGAATGGCAGAGCAAAGCACCAGAAAAAAACTACCTCGAAGAGCAGCATTAGCAAAAAATTACAAAGAACCTTCCAGCTCAGAGTCAGACAATGAAAGAGAATCTCCAGTACATACCTCTAAGGAGGAAAAATCAAAAATACAG AAGCGAATGAGTGGGAAGAGCAAGGATGGTAATCAGCAgaaggagctccagagcactcTATATTTGGAGACAAAGATAGGAGCTTGCTATGTGCAAAAAGCAGTTGTCAGATCAAAGAATTCCACTGAACTAAAGGAAAGTGAAATTCCTTCATTTGAGAGTCCTGCATCTCCTGAGACAATGAGAT GTGCTGAAAGAGTATCAGAAGGAGATGTTACTCGAGAGCATGCTTACAGCGATATATCACCTGGTCTGCAGGACTCAACACCAGAACAAAGGGAAACATTAAGCTTTGAGAAGGAAATCACTCCGAAAAATTTCCTTCCACTAAGGAAGGATATTCAAAGTTTATGTCTAAATCAGTCTCCTGAGGCAACTGTTAAAAAGTTGACATTTGGAAATAAAAATCTCTCACCAGTTCTAAATGAAGCATCTTTG ATCAGCTTAACGACATGTAAAGTTGTCAATGGAAAACAGGCAAAGGGATCTGTACCTGAAGCACATGATGATAATGAAGATCTAAGTTTCAGACATTGCTTTCCAGACACACTTTCTattaaaggaaaacaagataTCACTAGACCTACCACCGAAAGTAAAGACAAG GATCATGTAACACCACCTCCATCATCTCTTTCCAGCAGAAGTGAAGTACAGTCTTGGAATGAAAAACCTTACGGTCCTGCACATAAGTCAG GACCAACCGTACAGAAATTTCCCAAAAGAAGGTACCACAGTGGTACAGAAAGCAATTCTGATGAAGCAGAAGCAAGCattgaggaggaaaagaaaggaaagagaagaccaAAGTTACAGCCTAGAAAATTATTCAAAACAGACCATTCTGGTACTTACAGAG TGTCTGAAAGCATATCCACTGTATCTGTAAATGATCTGGCTGGTTTGGATGGGGAAAACTGGGAACCTGACTGTTCAGCTATCAGCATATGCCAGAAGCTCCAAAAAGAGTTTACTAAGAAGATTGAG AGCCGCTCACAGAAAATGGATCATTTTACTAAGCAATCATTAAGAGCTGTCCATGAGCACATGACAACAATGAGTTACCAGCTTCATGAATGCAG GATCAAGCAGATGGAGAAATTTCATTTTGCTCTTCTTGAGGAACTTGAGAATTTTGAAAAAGATTCTCAGTCCCTGAAAAACTTGGAAAAGGAATTCTCG ACCTTTTGGAAAAAACATACACAGACTTTTAATTCATACAGGAAAAATGAGCAACAAAG AGTCCAGATTCTTAGAACTTCATTTGAAAAGAATGTCTACCGTACAGTTGACTATGAAGAACATATTTTTACTTCAGAG
- the PPP1R3D gene encoding protein phosphatase 1 regulatory subunit 3D — MEIRGPRRNPSYLSDLYENMLWAEGQGRQQQPPAVPTNALRGSTPAKSNPPADKQISRSSSSCDPTLRPIIRRRARSLPTSPERKRAAVRCQVSGCMNRMNRVRFADALGLELTEVKVFQSGEDPSIPLHVLSRLSINSDLWYSSLDLEFTMQCLVPDFQQPADCIDFSSRLQKQQVCLERVTSSDLGLRGTIHVRNIAFEKRVSVRYTFNQWKSLHELSAQWHSSIPEKSGQDQVDVFTFFLPVPPFLLQVCSVVQFAARYQVNGQEYWDNNRGKNYSLTCRTHPLKMPRECEESWIHFI, encoded by the coding sequence ATGGAGATTCGCGGTCCTCGGAGGAATCCTAGCTACCTCTCTGACCTGTATGAGAACATGCTATGGGCTGAAGGGCaagggcggcagcagcagcccccagcagtccctACAAACGCTCTTCGGGGCAGTACCCCGGCCAAGAGCAACCCCCCGGCAGATAAGCAGATAAGCAGAAGTTCCTCCAGCTGTGATCCAACCTTACGGCCCATCATACGCCGCCGAGCCCGATCTTTGCCTACGTCACCTGAAAGGAAGCGAGCAGCAGTTCGGTGTCAAGTTTCTGGATGTATGAATCGTATGAACCGGGTGAGGTTTGCTGATGCTTTGGGTTTGGAGCTCACTGAAGTGAAAGTCTTCCAGAGTGGGGAGGATCCATCGATCCCCTTGCATGTCCTTTCCAGGCTCTCCATAAACTCAGACCTCTGGTACAGCAGCTTGGACTTGGAGTTTACTATGCAGTGCTTGGTCCCTGActtccagcagcctgcagactgTATAGATTTCTCCTCCCGacttcagaagcagcaggtgTGTCTTGAACGAGTGACCAGCTCAGATCTGGGCCTCCGCGGCACCATCCACGTTCGCAATATTGCTTTTGAGAAGAGGGTGTCTGTGCGATACACCTTCAACCAGTGGAAAAGCCTCCATGAACTCTCTGCTCAGTGGCACAGTAGCATTCCTGAGAAAAGTGGGCAGGATCAGGTTGATGTTTTCACTTTCTTTCTCCCTGtgcctccctttctcctccagGTGTGCTCTGTAGTCCAGTTTGCAGCAAGGTACCAAGTCAATGGTCAGGAGTATTGGGATAACAACAGAGGCAAAAACTACAGCCTTACCTGCCGAACTCACCCCCTTAAGATGCCTAGAGAATGCGAGGAGAGCTGGATCCACTTCATCTGA